A window of the Xenopus laevis strain J_2021 chromosome 9_10L, Xenopus_laevis_v10.1, whole genome shotgun sequence genome harbors these coding sequences:
- the LOC108701734 gene encoding up-regulator of cell proliferation isoform X4 — translation MKDSEDKNTKGNTGTYRDKETMYRALLRKMKMDPYETKNLTLQDILQIDRECLQKIGDGKRKTAAWNFIRKIISLNETARKSEDESEDLSGDSDDETCDSSNSVHPLDVQCLVLHCCDHFLQQEIILKMSMCQFAVPLLLPDVDGPGCTFMLWGMRDIVKRWRPQSLAETKGYVQENLVQISMPNFSFVRLGESTFSKSYILNLVLSQAQQTRDFFVYRDMEGADVTREISEGLVELSWYFPAGKSHSEMFPEPVAFANLRGNLEDNLRQFAFLTQISSAVFIFVQKIDQNLYDFLTKYEDSQTNFVFVIKSNSKINIDTHLKNVTLLKFKSNANGATIVKGIFTATTGFINKRCRVLSLEDMSEIASKLGISVDENVTECQNAKADAKAITDEIKDVAEYKNNIMRLQGNLWKKLSELEKEMCQMKKQGDKHGESYKLELQKQCADIREQQYKYKIPNGIISFINSVLKKNHIEKCYFFKWLRFYLDSSARKNLSALQAEYKEKSVVSSKAEMSELDQKISTSSLGIEHFIRELSQFYEAEHFMLKHEIANKRKLIQLPAFAADLLLSGFPLELIDGDASNIPLQWLQDVLHELDNKTGKCCRMGVITVLGVQSTGKSTLLNTMFGLQFPVSSGRCTRGAFMTLMKVSENFQAELGCEFILVIDTEGLRAPELTSLENSYEHDNELATLVVGLSDITIVNMSMENTTEMKDILQIVVHAFLRMKEIGRKPNCHFVHQNVSDVSAHENNSRDRIKLLEHLNGMTKIAANMEKKIKFTAFSDIMKYDPDKDSFYIPGLWNGVPPMASINTAYSEAIYELKKYLIESMKNKGHRIDDFIEWIKSLWNAVKHENFIFSFRNSLVANAYNQLSKKYSELEWKFTKSILNWLAETETVIKNQNEQMADSEGTKCTTAVYSILSEEEKNMQEELEKYFSSDNKDASLIERYKAEFLTSVSCLRKKLESSSLNKCAEIIRIKKENFKVRNVISAYKQVIDKKVTSLVMKFREEKCKPNEKTLEEEFELMWAETISELNVIALPEPNIELNLLAQLKKEMAAKGSSVNQRLNNLKQFIQQEKLHLHESQALCLFNHVKRLHILDSAAGDKLEEFLKSLSDKCSEYIKNKLSSESDYDETYGLELLNIINLVCDEDKDLQISADIELELKLFILGNALGDFQQMHKEFVKKNDPLIGLGEMKPKYWKSFQYRFQEKNESWERAKYFCELWLKPALIKQVNRKLGNEIVDHILQDCQSNQFSTRMYFQFTVMKYLLEKTHFSDYLEYISDYETFVKKWINNYIIEKCDFHHMQSVILSNITKKIKDILNENSQETSDFLVQFKERLKRDLILSDDMDVFHLKEDTNIKEFVENLEKSLSDTEAEIISEMKAADKETILSNVVVKPVDELFKRIFGCGKQCPFCKAPCEAGGTDHKSHFASIHRPTGLGKYRIFFTQALCYDICTTNISGNKSFKHQSGSSHPYKEYRTVNPDWDILPDPSIEASDYWKYVLKEFNEQFAEEYEANPAEYPEEWNRITKEQAEKCLNAAFCMESNTS, via the exons AtgaaggatagtgaagataaaaacACAAAAGGAAATACAGGAACCTACAGAG ACAAAGAAACCATGTATAGAGCCTTATTGAGGAAAATGAAGATGGATCCATATGAAACCAAAAATCTAACATTACAAGACATTCTTCAGATTGATCGAGAATGTTTACAGAAAATTGGTGATGGGAAGAGAAAGACTGCAGCCTGGAATTTTATAcgtaaaataatttctttaaatgAAACTGCAAGAAAAAGTGAGGATGAAAGTGAAGATCTTTCTGGTGATTCAGATGATGAAACTTGTGACTCATCTAATTCTGTTCACCCCCTAGATGTCCAGTGTCTTGTCCTGCATTGCTGTGACCATTTTTTGCAGCAGGAGATTATACTGAAAATGTCCATGTGCCAATTTGCTGTCCCTTTGCTGCTCCCTGATGTTGATGGCCCAGGCTGTACCTTCATGCTTTGGGGAATGAGAGATATTGTAAAAAGATGGAGGCCTCAGTCACTAGCAGAAACAAAGGGATATGTGCAAGAAAATCTTGTTCAGATATCTATGCCAAACTTCAGTTTTGTTAGATTAGGTGAAAGTACTTTTTCTAAATCTTATATCCTGAATCTAGTTCTTAGCCAAGCACAGCAAACCCGTGACTTCTTTGTTTATAGGGATATGGAAGGTGCCGATGTCACAAGGGAGATATCTGAGGGGCTGGTAGAATTATCCTGGTATTTTCCAGCTGGTAAAAGTCATTCAGAAATGTTCCCAGAACCAGTTGCATTTGCAAACCTCCGTGGAAATCTGGAAGACAACTTGAGACAGTTTGCATTTCTAACTCAGATCTCATCTGCTGTGTttatctttgttcagaaaattgATCAGAATCTGTATGACTTTTTAACCAAGTATGAAGACTCTCAGACAAACTTTGTCTTTGTTATCAAGAGTAACAGTAAAATTAACATAGACACACATCTCAAAAATGTCACTCTACTTAAGTTCAAAAGTAACGCTAATGGAGCAACAATAGTAAAGGGAATTTTTACAGCTACTACTGGTTTCATTAACAAGAGATGCCGTGTCTTGAGTCTGGAAGATATGTCAGAAATTGCTTCCAAACTAGGAATCTCTGTAGATGAGAATGTGACAGAATGTCAGAATGCAAAGGCAGATGCCAAAGCAATTACAGATGAGATAAAAGATGTTGCGgagtacaaaaataatataatgagGCTGCAGGGCAATTTGTGGAAAAAGCTTTCTGAACTGGAAAAAGAAATGTGTCAAATGAAAAAACAAGGTGATAAACATGGAGAGAGTTACAAATTGGAACTACAAAAGCAATGTGCTGACATACGTGAGCAACAGTATAAGTACAAAATTCCAAATGGCATTATCTCATTTATCAATTCAGTCTTGAAAAAGAATCAcattgaaaaatgttatttttttaaatggctcaGATTTTATCTTGATTCATCTGCCAGGAAGAACCTGTCTGCTTTACAAGCTGAGTATAAAGAGAAATCAGTCGTTTCCAGCAAGGCCGAGATGTCTGAACTTGACCAGAAAATATCTACCAGTTCCCTGGGGATTGAACATTTCATAAGAGAGTTAAGCCAGTTTTATGAGGCAGAACATTTTATGCTCAAGCatgaaattgcaaataaaagaaaattaattcaaTTGCCGGCATTTGCTGCCGATCTCTTACTGAGTGGATTCCCACTGGAGTTGATAGATGGAGATGCTTCTAATATCCCACTGCAGTGGCTACAGGATGTACTACATGAGCTGGACAATAAAacagggaaatgctgcagaatggGGGTAATCACTGTATTGGGGGTGCAGAGCACAGGGAAATCCACCCTTCTAAACACAATGTTTGGACTGCAGTTTCCAGTCTCTAGTGGACGATGCACACGAGGAGCTTTTATGACACTAATGAAAGTGAGTGAAAATTTCCAGGCGGAGCTGGGCTGTGAGTTTATTCTGGTGATTGATACTGAAGGATTGAGAGCTCCAGAATTGACTTCTCTGGAAAACAGCTATGAACATGATAATGAACTGGCAACACTGGTCGTTGGGTTGAGTGACATCACAATTGTAAACATGTCTATGGAGAATACAACTGAGATGAAGGATATTTTGCAGATAGTGGTCCATGCATTCCTTAGGATGAAAGAGATTGGAAGGAAACCCAACTGCCATTTTGTACATCAGAATGTGAGTGATGTTTCTGCCCATGAAAATAACTCACGGGACAGGATAAAACTTCTGGAGCATCTAAATGGAATGACCAAAATTGCTGCAAATatggaaaagaaaattaaatttacaGCATTTTCTGATATCATGAAATATGATCCAGATAAGGACAGTTTTTATATTCCTGGTCTCTGGAATGGAGTCCCACCAATGGCTTCTATAAACACTGCATATAGCGAGGCCATCTATgagcttaaaaaatatttaattgaaagcATGAAAAACAAGGGGCACAGAATTGATGACTTTATAGAATGGATAAAAAGTTTATGGAATGCTGTGAAACATGAGAACTTCATTTTCAGCTTTAGAAACAGCTTAGTAGCCAATGCCTACAACCAACTTTCTAAGAAATACTCAGAACTAGAGTGGAAGTTCACTAAGTCAATCCTTAATTGGCTAGCAGAGACTGAAACAGTGATCAAGAATCAAAATGAACAAATGGCGGATAGTGAAGGAACAAAATGTACAACTGCAGTGTATTCTATACTCAGTGAGGAGGAAAAGAACATGCAAGAGgaattagaaaaatatttttcaagtgaCAACAAAGATGCAAGTCTAATAGAGAGGTACAAAGCAGAATTTTTAACTAGTGTAAGTTGCCTTAGGAAGAAGTTGGAATCATCATCTCTTAACAAATGTGCTGAGATTATTCGCATTAAAAAGGAGAACTTTAAGGTTAGAAATGTTATCAGCGCATACAAACAAGTTATTGATAAAAAGGTCACCAGTCTTGTGATGAAGTTCAGGGAGGAGAAATGTAAACCTAATGAAAAAACTCTTGAAGAAGAATTTGAGTTAATGTGGGCAGAAACTATATCAGAGTTAAATGTTATCGCCCTTCCAGAACCTAATATTGAACTTAATTTACTTGCACAACTTAAGAAAGAAATGGCAGCAAAGGGTTCCTCTGTCAATCAAAGATTAAATAACTTAAAGCAATTTATACAGCAGGAAAAGCTGCATCTACATGAAAGTCAAGCATTATGTTTGTTCAATCATGTAAAGAGATTGCATATTTTAGATAGTGCTGCAGGTGATAAATTAGAAGAATTTTTAAAGTCTCTTTCAGACAAATGTTCTGAGTATATAAAAAATAAGCTAAGTTCAGAGTCTGACTATGATGAAACATATGGATTGGAActactaaatataattaatttagtGTGTGATGAAGACAAAGATCTTCAGATCTCAGCAGATATAGAGCTGGAGCTGAAACTCTTTATTTTGGGTAATGCCCTTGGTGATTTCCAACAAATGCATAAGGAATTTGTCAAGAAGAATGATCCTCTGATTGGTCTTGGAGAAATGAAGCCTAAATATTGGAAAAGTTTCCAGTATcgatttcaagaaaaaaatgaaagctggGAACGAGCCAAATATTTCTGTGAGTTGTGGTTAAAACCAGCTCTGATTAAACAGGTAAACAGAAAACTTGGAAATGAAATAGTAGATCACATTCTTCAAGACTGCCAATCCAATCAATTCAGCACAAGAATGTACTTCCAATTCACTGTGATGAAATATCTACTAGAAAAGACACATTTTTCTGATTACTTAGAATACATAAGTGATTATGAAACATTTGtcaaaaaatggataaataattatattatagaaAAATGTGACTTCCACCATATGCAATCTGTTATTCTATCTAATATCACAAAGAAGATAAAGGATATTCTCAATGAGAATTCTCAGGAAACATCTGATTTTCTTGTGCAATTTAAGGAAAGGCTGAAGAGAGATCTCATATTGTCAGATGATATGGATGTGTTTCACCTCAAGGAAGACACAAATATTAAAGAATTtgttgaaaaccttgaaaaatcaCTTAGTGACACTGAAGCAGAAATCATATCTGAGATGAAAGCAGCGGACAAGGAAACAATTCTTTCAAATGTTGTGGTAAAACCAGTTGATGAATTGTTTAAGAGAATTTTTGGATGTGGGAAGCAGTGTCCATTCTGCAAAGCACCTTGTGAGGCTGGTGGAACTGATCATAAAAGTCACTTTGCATCTATTCACCGACCTACAGGACTTggaaaatacagaatattttttacTCAGGCTCTTTGTTATGATATTTGCACCACTAATATATCTGGCAATAAGTCATTCAAACATCAAAGTGGCTCTTCTCATCCCTACAAAGAATACAGGACAGTTAATCCAGATTGGGATATTCTCCCTGACCCAAGTATTGAGGCCTCTGATTATTGGAAATATGTTCTTAAAGAATTTAATGAACAGTTTGCAGAAGAATATGAAGCCAATCCTGCTGAATA
- the LOC108701734 gene encoding up-regulator of cell proliferation isoform X3: protein MRRRSKDQPDNETMKDSEDKNTKGNTGTYRDKETMYRALLRKMKMDPYETKNLTLQDILQIDRECLQKIGDGKRKTAAWNFIRKIISLNETARKSEDESEDLSGDSDDETCDSSNSVHPLDVQCLVLHCCDHFLQQEIILKMSMCQFAVPLLLPDVDGPGCTFMLWGMRDIVKRWRPQSLAETKGYVQENLVQISMPNFSFVRLGESTFSKSYILNLVLSQAQQTRDFFVYRDMEGADVTREISEGLVELSWYFPAGKSHSEMFPEPVAFANLRGNLEDNLRQFAFLTQISSAVFIFVQKIDQNLYDFLTKYEDSQTNFVFVIKSNSKINIDTHLKNVTLLKFKSNANGATIVKGIFTATTGFINKRCRVLSLEDMSEIASKLGISVDENVTECQNAKADAKAITDEIKDVAEYKNNIMRLQGNLWKKLSELEKEMCQMKKQGDKHGESYKLELQKQCADIREQQYKYKIPNGIISFINSVLKKNHIEKCYFFKWLRFYLDSSARKNLSALQAEYKEKSVVSSKAEMSELDQKISTSSLGIEHFIRELSQFYEAEHFMLKHEIANKRKLIQLPAFAADLLLSGFPLELIDGDASNIPLQWLQDVLHELDNKTGKCCRMGVITVLGVQSTGKSTLLNTMFGLQFPVSSGRCTRGAFMTLMKVSENFQAELGCEFILVIDTEGLRAPELTSLENSYEHDNELATLVVGLSDITIVNMSMENTTEMKDILQIVVHAFLRMKEIGRKPNCHFVHQNVSDVSAHENNSRDRIKLLEHLNGMTKIAANMEKKIKFTAFSDIMKYDPDKDSFYIPGLWNGVPPMASINTAYSEAIYELKKYLIESMKNKGHRIDDFIEWIKSLWNAVKHENFIFSFRNSLVANAYNQLSKKYSELEWKFTKSILNWLAETETVIKNQNEQMADSEGTKCTTAVYSILSEEEKNMQEELEKYFSSDNKDASLIERYKAEFLTSVSCLRKKLESSSLNKCAEIIRIKKENFKVRNVISAYKQVIDKKVTSLVMKFREEKCKPNEKTLEEEFELMWAETISELNVIALPEPNIELNLLAQLKKEMAAKGSSVNQRLNNLKQFIQQEKLHLHESQALCLFNHVKRLHILDSAAGDKLEEFLKSLSDKCSEYIKNKLSSESDYDETYGLELLNIINLVCDEDKDLQISADIELELKLFILGNALGDFQQMHKEFVKKNDPLIGLGEMKPKYWKSFQYRFQEKNESWERAKYFCELWLKPALIKQVNRKLGNEIVDHILQDCQSNQFSTRMYFQFTVMKYLLEKTHFSDYLEYISDYETFVKKWINNYIIEKCDFHHMQSVILSNITKKIKDILNENSQETSDFLVQFKERLKRDLILSDDMDVFHLKEDTNIKEFVENLEKSLSDTEAEIISEMKAADKETILSNVVVKPVDELFKRIFGCGKQCPFCKAPCEAGGTDHKSHFASIHRPTGLGKYRIFFTQALCYDICTTNISGNKSFKHQSGSSHPYKEYRTVNPDWDILPDPSIEASDYWKYVLKEFNEQFAEEYEANPAEYPEEWNRITKEQAEKCLNAAFCMESNTS from the exons ATGAGGAGAAGATCTAAAG ATCAACCAGACAATGAAACAAtgaaggatagtgaagataaaaacACAAAAGGAAATACAGGAACCTACAGAG ACAAAGAAACCATGTATAGAGCCTTATTGAGGAAAATGAAGATGGATCCATATGAAACCAAAAATCTAACATTACAAGACATTCTTCAGATTGATCGAGAATGTTTACAGAAAATTGGTGATGGGAAGAGAAAGACTGCAGCCTGGAATTTTATAcgtaaaataatttctttaaatgAAACTGCAAGAAAAAGTGAGGATGAAAGTGAAGATCTTTCTGGTGATTCAGATGATGAAACTTGTGACTCATCTAATTCTGTTCACCCCCTAGATGTCCAGTGTCTTGTCCTGCATTGCTGTGACCATTTTTTGCAGCAGGAGATTATACTGAAAATGTCCATGTGCCAATTTGCTGTCCCTTTGCTGCTCCCTGATGTTGATGGCCCAGGCTGTACCTTCATGCTTTGGGGAATGAGAGATATTGTAAAAAGATGGAGGCCTCAGTCACTAGCAGAAACAAAGGGATATGTGCAAGAAAATCTTGTTCAGATATCTATGCCAAACTTCAGTTTTGTTAGATTAGGTGAAAGTACTTTTTCTAAATCTTATATCCTGAATCTAGTTCTTAGCCAAGCACAGCAAACCCGTGACTTCTTTGTTTATAGGGATATGGAAGGTGCCGATGTCACAAGGGAGATATCTGAGGGGCTGGTAGAATTATCCTGGTATTTTCCAGCTGGTAAAAGTCATTCAGAAATGTTCCCAGAACCAGTTGCATTTGCAAACCTCCGTGGAAATCTGGAAGACAACTTGAGACAGTTTGCATTTCTAACTCAGATCTCATCTGCTGTGTttatctttgttcagaaaattgATCAGAATCTGTATGACTTTTTAACCAAGTATGAAGACTCTCAGACAAACTTTGTCTTTGTTATCAAGAGTAACAGTAAAATTAACATAGACACACATCTCAAAAATGTCACTCTACTTAAGTTCAAAAGTAACGCTAATGGAGCAACAATAGTAAAGGGAATTTTTACAGCTACTACTGGTTTCATTAACAAGAGATGCCGTGTCTTGAGTCTGGAAGATATGTCAGAAATTGCTTCCAAACTAGGAATCTCTGTAGATGAGAATGTGACAGAATGTCAGAATGCAAAGGCAGATGCCAAAGCAATTACAGATGAGATAAAAGATGTTGCGgagtacaaaaataatataatgagGCTGCAGGGCAATTTGTGGAAAAAGCTTTCTGAACTGGAAAAAGAAATGTGTCAAATGAAAAAACAAGGTGATAAACATGGAGAGAGTTACAAATTGGAACTACAAAAGCAATGTGCTGACATACGTGAGCAACAGTATAAGTACAAAATTCCAAATGGCATTATCTCATTTATCAATTCAGTCTTGAAAAAGAATCAcattgaaaaatgttatttttttaaatggctcaGATTTTATCTTGATTCATCTGCCAGGAAGAACCTGTCTGCTTTACAAGCTGAGTATAAAGAGAAATCAGTCGTTTCCAGCAAGGCCGAGATGTCTGAACTTGACCAGAAAATATCTACCAGTTCCCTGGGGATTGAACATTTCATAAGAGAGTTAAGCCAGTTTTATGAGGCAGAACATTTTATGCTCAAGCatgaaattgcaaataaaagaaaattaattcaaTTGCCGGCATTTGCTGCCGATCTCTTACTGAGTGGATTCCCACTGGAGTTGATAGATGGAGATGCTTCTAATATCCCACTGCAGTGGCTACAGGATGTACTACATGAGCTGGACAATAAAacagggaaatgctgcagaatggGGGTAATCACTGTATTGGGGGTGCAGAGCACAGGGAAATCCACCCTTCTAAACACAATGTTTGGACTGCAGTTTCCAGTCTCTAGTGGACGATGCACACGAGGAGCTTTTATGACACTAATGAAAGTGAGTGAAAATTTCCAGGCGGAGCTGGGCTGTGAGTTTATTCTGGTGATTGATACTGAAGGATTGAGAGCTCCAGAATTGACTTCTCTGGAAAACAGCTATGAACATGATAATGAACTGGCAACACTGGTCGTTGGGTTGAGTGACATCACAATTGTAAACATGTCTATGGAGAATACAACTGAGATGAAGGATATTTTGCAGATAGTGGTCCATGCATTCCTTAGGATGAAAGAGATTGGAAGGAAACCCAACTGCCATTTTGTACATCAGAATGTGAGTGATGTTTCTGCCCATGAAAATAACTCACGGGACAGGATAAAACTTCTGGAGCATCTAAATGGAATGACCAAAATTGCTGCAAATatggaaaagaaaattaaatttacaGCATTTTCTGATATCATGAAATATGATCCAGATAAGGACAGTTTTTATATTCCTGGTCTCTGGAATGGAGTCCCACCAATGGCTTCTATAAACACTGCATATAGCGAGGCCATCTATgagcttaaaaaatatttaattgaaagcATGAAAAACAAGGGGCACAGAATTGATGACTTTATAGAATGGATAAAAAGTTTATGGAATGCTGTGAAACATGAGAACTTCATTTTCAGCTTTAGAAACAGCTTAGTAGCCAATGCCTACAACCAACTTTCTAAGAAATACTCAGAACTAGAGTGGAAGTTCACTAAGTCAATCCTTAATTGGCTAGCAGAGACTGAAACAGTGATCAAGAATCAAAATGAACAAATGGCGGATAGTGAAGGAACAAAATGTACAACTGCAGTGTATTCTATACTCAGTGAGGAGGAAAAGAACATGCAAGAGgaattagaaaaatatttttcaagtgaCAACAAAGATGCAAGTCTAATAGAGAGGTACAAAGCAGAATTTTTAACTAGTGTAAGTTGCCTTAGGAAGAAGTTGGAATCATCATCTCTTAACAAATGTGCTGAGATTATTCGCATTAAAAAGGAGAACTTTAAGGTTAGAAATGTTATCAGCGCATACAAACAAGTTATTGATAAAAAGGTCACCAGTCTTGTGATGAAGTTCAGGGAGGAGAAATGTAAACCTAATGAAAAAACTCTTGAAGAAGAATTTGAGTTAATGTGGGCAGAAACTATATCAGAGTTAAATGTTATCGCCCTTCCAGAACCTAATATTGAACTTAATTTACTTGCACAACTTAAGAAAGAAATGGCAGCAAAGGGTTCCTCTGTCAATCAAAGATTAAATAACTTAAAGCAATTTATACAGCAGGAAAAGCTGCATCTACATGAAAGTCAAGCATTATGTTTGTTCAATCATGTAAAGAGATTGCATATTTTAGATAGTGCTGCAGGTGATAAATTAGAAGAATTTTTAAAGTCTCTTTCAGACAAATGTTCTGAGTATATAAAAAATAAGCTAAGTTCAGAGTCTGACTATGATGAAACATATGGATTGGAActactaaatataattaatttagtGTGTGATGAAGACAAAGATCTTCAGATCTCAGCAGATATAGAGCTGGAGCTGAAACTCTTTATTTTGGGTAATGCCCTTGGTGATTTCCAACAAATGCATAAGGAATTTGTCAAGAAGAATGATCCTCTGATTGGTCTTGGAGAAATGAAGCCTAAATATTGGAAAAGTTTCCAGTATcgatttcaagaaaaaaatgaaagctggGAACGAGCCAAATATTTCTGTGAGTTGTGGTTAAAACCAGCTCTGATTAAACAGGTAAACAGAAAACTTGGAAATGAAATAGTAGATCACATTCTTCAAGACTGCCAATCCAATCAATTCAGCACAAGAATGTACTTCCAATTCACTGTGATGAAATATCTACTAGAAAAGACACATTTTTCTGATTACTTAGAATACATAAGTGATTATGAAACATTTGtcaaaaaatggataaataattatattatagaaAAATGTGACTTCCACCATATGCAATCTGTTATTCTATCTAATATCACAAAGAAGATAAAGGATATTCTCAATGAGAATTCTCAGGAAACATCTGATTTTCTTGTGCAATTTAAGGAAAGGCTGAAGAGAGATCTCATATTGTCAGATGATATGGATGTGTTTCACCTCAAGGAAGACACAAATATTAAAGAATTtgttgaaaaccttgaaaaatcaCTTAGTGACACTGAAGCAGAAATCATATCTGAGATGAAAGCAGCGGACAAGGAAACAATTCTTTCAAATGTTGTGGTAAAACCAGTTGATGAATTGTTTAAGAGAATTTTTGGATGTGGGAAGCAGTGTCCATTCTGCAAAGCACCTTGTGAGGCTGGTGGAACTGATCATAAAAGTCACTTTGCATCTATTCACCGACCTACAGGACTTggaaaatacagaatattttttacTCAGGCTCTTTGTTATGATATTTGCACCACTAATATATCTGGCAATAAGTCATTCAAACATCAAAGTGGCTCTTCTCATCCCTACAAAGAATACAGGACAGTTAATCCAGATTGGGATATTCTCCCTGACCCAAGTATTGAGGCCTCTGATTATTGGAAATATGTTCTTAAAGAATTTAATGAACAGTTTGCAGAAGAATATGAAGCCAATCCTGCTGAATA